CTCCTGTGGGAAATCAGACGGTTTGTCTCCTCCACTACCAGCCCTGGAACAAAGCAGCACCTCGTTGACTTCGCCCTCAATGGGACGAGAGAACACACTATGGAACACGGCCTGTAAGCGGTCCATCACCGACAGTCTCAGAGACGAGTCACGACACACAAGATTCAACATAAAAATACCTGAAAAGGTAAAAGAGAAACACAGTAaaagatggggagagagagatggggtaGTGATGTTTAGAGCATAATCAGCATAGAAGAGTGACCTTACCTCGAGGGGTTAACAGCTTGCAGACTTTTTCCAGTAGTGATGTTTCTACAAAGGCAGGCGGTGGGCAGCTCATGCCTAGGGTGGGGTCTTTGCTATCAACGTCAAACATGATGATATCATAGGAATGTCCCCCTATAAATAGAGTTCAGACAGAATGGTGGGAATGGCAAGGGGTTGGGAGGGGCCACCTGACAGGCATTGCAGAATGAAACACATGAGATGCATATATCCTGCTCAATATTCATACATTCTATACTTTTGGATATAACTGAAATTAATCTACACCCTGATGATTGATactcattaataaaatatataaatctgtaATATAGTTACAGATGTACTGTAGAAAGTTTAGTTAGAGTGACAGATTAAGTAATACATCCAGACTACATGTATAATTAAGGAttcatttacagtaccagtcaaaagttttgacacacccgttttttcattactttaaaatattctgcattgtagattagtgctaaagtcatgcaaactatgaagaaaaacatattgaattatttagtgaattaaaaaaattaaacaaagcagaataagtTTTATGTtgtagattcttcaaaataggcATATCTAggcattttttcagtcagctttagcTTTATGcagtagagtcacttggaatggcttttagtaaacagctgtgctgaacttatccatattatggcaaaaactacttaaataagtaaaagaaaaaaaaaatgaagctcaGTCATTGCGAACTGTGAagtgaaagtatcctcaagtccaGTCGCAAAGACcctcaaaaactttatgatgaagcTGACTTATAACAGGACCACCccaaggaaagaaagaccaaaagttcattagagttaccagcctcagaaatcacaagttaacagcccctcagataagagccacctaaatgctttgtttaacacttttaaggttACTACATGATGccttatgtgctccttcatagtctggatgactggaTTAATcaattacaatgtaggaaaaaatgtataaactaaaatattgattgaaatgtgggtccaaacatttgactggtactgtatctactCATTTATCAACTGTTCCTTACCCAGGCTTGCAAGAGTACTGATATGCTCCAGGCCATCTCCCAGTATGACCTTCAGTCTGTCATCTGTTTGGAACTCAAACCAGGTCTTTGCCACCTCAAGCACAGCTGGGTCCAACTCTACAACCTCCACTCGCGCACCGGGCACAAAGTCTCGTACAAACTGGGGCAAACCTCCACCGCCCAGACCCACTATTAACACTGATACCAGCGCATCTGTTGAACAGAGGACAAgtttaaaataacaaaactgaaaacacagaaaatccacaGTAATGACTGCATATCTTCCTGAACAAGATTCAGTTGCTTTATAACTTCAGTTAAAACAAAAAAGCCCAGCTCTAACTAACATTTTCTGTCAGCCATCGTCCATTGCCTACCTTTATTTTTGATAGCTGCTGTTCCTAGCATGGCAAGGCCTGCAACCATCACCTCATGATGTGTACAACAGAGAAATCCTTTGTCGACAGCATGTTTTTTGCCAGCAGAAGGTGGAGGATCAGTGGAGGGTTTTGTTTTCTTCTTGCTCCTCTTTTTATGAGCAGAggctgaaaaagaagaaaaaaaatcagctaaACATTTAATCAGCTTTTCACATCCATATCATTATCATATTCATAATAAAATGCATACATCCTATTTCCATAGCTGATTACCCTCATTTTCTCACATAGCAAAGCGTGGGTTCATACTAAACCCCCTTGTACATTGGTAATGTCTGACTCACATGGGGTGGTGGATCGGAGGCGGCTTTCAGACTGCACTAGCTGAGTGTTGTTCATGAATACCAATCTGCGGTAGAGATGACCATCCTCTCCGCGAACATCCTCCACAGAGTACTCCCCAGTTAGGTCACTGACCCCTCTGCCTACCACCTCCCTCCAGCCCAGGTCACCCCCTACAGACAAGAACGGCACCTAGACCACAGCAATATGTCgataaaataaagaagaaaagaggagaaaataaataaatagtaaaaaaagcattttgatAAAGAATTTTCTAcacttgatttatttttaaatacacacatatatatatatatatatatatatatatatatatatattttttttttttttttttctttttcttgttttaataatttgtatttttattgccACACACAATCATACATGTCATTATGGGACATTTCAatctttgtgtgtatatgtgcacaTACATCATACACAACATACAAACAGTGGTCATACATTTCTGTAAGTACCcatactaaaaaaaacttttttgtaccCTCCCCCTCAAACAACAGAAAGAGCAAGAAGAACATAAGAAAATAGTGCTCACacgtatatttttatatacacatatatactagAAAAGGGTATTGGTACTGACTGGTATTGGTATCATGTCCAGTATCAGCATAACTGCTGGATTGGATATttaggggagaaaaaaaataatttgattcaATCTTATAACAAGCCCAGCCTGAAGCAGCACACATAATGTGTGTGGGGCAGTAAAACGTGCTATGTTCTATGCAAATTTTAAAGCTTAGcagttaaataaaacaaacactggGTCAGCAATCAGCTGGCCCTCTAGTTTCCACTAGGAAGGAAGGAACCGTGTACACTTTTTATTTAAGAGCCAGTTACGAGCCCACTCTTTCACCTGCTGATTGGCTGGCATTCCAGGAGGTGCCAGTTCCATCACCATGGGAGACAGTTCAGACTGGACTGCTTGCATGTCTTCATACTCTTGGTCTCGATGCATTGCAACAATGATCAAACGTCGAAATTTAGCACTGGAGGCTAGCTGAGCACGTCCCTCAGCAGAGCCATACAACCAATCTGATTCACGGCCCTGAGGAACTGCAAATATCAAACAGAGTTGCATAAGAGGTGTGATTGGCAACAAgaaaattattttgttattacttCAAAAGACTTTAATAAAAAGGATAAAGTGAGAAATAAAATCTGTCTTTTATTTATTGgcagcgatatatatatatatatatatatatatatatatatatatatatatatatatatatatatatatatacatatacacactgctcaaaaaaataaagggaacactcaaataacacaatataactccaagtaaatcaaacttctgtgaaattaaactgtccacttaggaagcaacactgattgacaatcaatttcacctgctgttgtgcaaatggaatagacaacaggtggaaattattggcaaatagcaagacacactcaataaaggagtggttctgcaggtggggaccacagaccacttctcagaacctatgctgtctggctgatattttggtcagttttgaatgttggtggtgctttcacactcgtggtagcatgagacggactctacaacccacacaagtggctcaggtagtgcagctcatccaggatggcacatcaatgcgagctgtggcaagaaggtttgctgtgtctgtcagcgtagtgtccagaggctggaggcgctaccaggggacaggccagtacaccaggagacgtggaggaggccgtaggagggcaacaacccagcagcaggaccgctacctccgcctttgtgcaataaggaacaggaggagcactgccagagccctgcaaaatgacctccagcaggccacaaatgtgcatgtgtctgcacaaacggttagaaaccgactccatgaggatggtatgagggcccgacgtccacagatgggggttgtgctcacagcccaacaccgtgcaggacgcttggcatttgccagagaacaccaggattggcaaattcgccactggcgccttgtgctcttcacagatgaaagcaggttcacactgagcacatgacagacgtgacagagtctggagacgccgtggagagcggtctgctgcctgcaacatccttcagcatgaccggtttggcagtgggtcagtaatggtgtggggtggcatttctttggagggccgcacagccctccatgtgctcaccagaggtagcctgactgccattaggtaaagagatgagatcctcagaccccttgtgagaccatatgctggtgcggttggccctgggttcctccttatgcaggacaatgctagacctcatgtgg
This genomic interval from Astyanax mexicanus isolate ESR-SI-001 chromosome 1, AstMex3_surface, whole genome shotgun sequence contains the following:
- the mettl13 gene encoding eEF1A lysine and N-terminal methyltransferase; amino-acid sequence: MSLLPRTAEEFSSADYWERFFRKRGEKAFEWYGDYNSLCGVLHKYIKPKDKVLVVGCGNSELSEQLYDVGYRHLTNIDISETVVSHMNQRNVQRRPDLIFEQVDATQTGYENGSYQAALDKGTLDAMASEEEGALAGRMLAEVARVLTVGGRYVCVTLAQEHVIKLAVEHFSNAGWAIRIHCLSQQSQDSDSSSFALPVFVLVCTKFRQPPPFAVLELCQGEDGAPCRLSAVSDLLGAIKERQAYALMLQKLRGSTDTSSSPSLTLCHAASGRPRYTLTVQDSSPSTKVPRTNHFAIFIVPQGRESDWLYGSAEGRAQLASSAKFRRLIIVAMHRDQEYEDMQAVQSELSPMVMELAPPGMPANQQVPFLSVGGDLGWREVVGRGVSDLTGEYSVEDVRGEDGHLYRRLVFMNNTQLVQSESRLRSTTPSSAHKKRSKKKTKPSTDPPPSAGKKHAVDKGFLCCTHHEVMVAGLAMLGTAAIKNKDALVSVLIVGLGGGGLPQFVRDFVPGARVEVVELDPAVLEVAKTWFEFQTDDRLKVILGDGLEHISTLASLGGHSYDIIMFDVDSKDPTLGMSCPPPAFVETSLLEKVCKLLTPRGIFMLNLVCRDSSLRLSVMDRLQAVFHSVFSRPIEGEVNEVLLCSRAGSGGDKPSDFPQELQQAAKTLQGALRNSSQNAPCNPQIDISSMLKNLRVA